The window TCCTGATCAATTGGGCTATTTGGTGATCAGTGAAGATGGCGTACTTGCGGTAAGGGCAAAAACAGGAACCACAAGCTTTGACTATTGTACAATAACCTAGCACGCCGCTGTTCCCATTTTGTAACCCGTTCTACCACCCTCAACATTCTGCTACTGGAAGAGTCCTTTACTCTTTCTCTTGTTTGCATCATGTTACACAGTCGGcaggggagatggagaatgaTGAGCACACAGCTGGGATCATAATGCAGTTGGTGCGGACTGGATGCCGGGTTAGCTCTGCTGAGCCTCCCTTCAAACGCATGTCAGGTATGCCACAAGGCACACATTAGACCTACCTATGTACTGTCAATAtcatagcagttcatgttgtttaattgtaacttgtttaactacatgcacttatggttcttccctttggcacttactttggttgttcacaatgtgtgcttcatgttttggctactcgcaatgttttgtggctatctcgttgttatgatcagtgacctatgcactttgtaaagctctctcttggaagtcgctttggataaaagcgtctgctaaatgaacaaatgtaaatatacttGATAGCACCCGTCTCTAATCAAGCTTTGTTCACTTTCCAGTCATGTGTGAAGAGTTTGCCTACGCAGTAACTGTCTCAGGCCAGAAGGTCTTTGTTGTGAAACGTCAGAACAATCAGCGAGAACCTGTGATTGTGTAGTCGACAAAGGAGCATCAATACAAGAAGAAGACGACTACTCCTCTACAGATGTACATCACTGGACATTTGAGTGACAGCAAATGTATAGGATGATGAGGTAAAAGTGCAACAAATGAATGCCTGTGTGATGGACTCAAGTATACAGAGTCCCCATCCATCCAGGTTAAAGATTCAGGACAGGACTTGTTTAGATAAGTCCAGCAGGTCTATAAAATGATGCTTGTTGAAAATTGTCTTTTTAACCTTGTCTGTGATTACCATCCGCAATCTTGTACCACCTATGTGCACTGTTGCAAGTATTTAAGTTGTACATCTatttttattgctttgttgTCCATTTTTGAAAGATGATATTTAAATAGCTAGAAGATTGAATAAAGTTTTGCTTATGAACAGTTACATGTAAAATTTACTTCATCCACCAGAGAAGACTGACTGGGAATTTACCTACTTGCAAATAGAATAGTGCCCTCTTACCCTCCAACCTTAAAATGTAAAAACTTCCACAAAGGAATGGTTCATTCAAAGTTCACTAATTTGATTCTGGAGAAAACATGGGTAAGGATCTGCTATGCAATCAAACCATCCCAACAATAGACACCGTCATTTATATACCCCAGGGttcctgcaggtttcagtaagtcaaatttaagacctttaagacattttaagaccatacagattgaaatttaagacctacgcGACACATTACCAAATAAATGTTCAAAtcaagaaattctgaaaaaacttatttcaatgaattcagtcattgaaaaagccgcaatttaatttacagataaagcaatcacattagtaacctAATTTAATTTCATTCAGCACTAAGTACTAAGGGTGGGGGGGAAATGAGATTCACATATGAATCGCGATTCACTATTTTTATGTAAGAATATATTGAATCacaatttgattaaaaatcgaAGAAtcgtgaaatgttttttttatcgaatcgtgaccccaagaatcgaaacGTGAGATACCAAAAGATTCCCGCCCATAATAGATGGTAAgctgtacatttctgtttaatATTTAACCGTGTTGCAGAAATCAATACGTCTATTCAAGAAAAGTCTACTTATCGTCACTGTATTTTGTGATTTTTAGAAATCCTTCAGCAaactttcacttgttttgtaaGTATGATTAGAAGGCAGAGTATTCTGTTTTATAACTTGATCAGATGATCAGAAACAAAACCTATGTTGTCCTTTGGCATTTAGTAGTGTCACCGTGTTTGGACATCGAGTCTATTGCCAAACACGGTACCCCTGGTTCAAATCTCGCTCAAACAAATTAGTAATTCatttaactgatatcagttaagtAATATATATGTTATTTCCAAGTATATAGATGGGGGACCCTGTGGTGTAGTGGGCTGAGAACAAGGGCCTACACCACAATGACCTGGGTTCAAAACCAGCACAGAGCATAGTGCCAAACACATCCGTGGGCCCAGATCCCTGTAACCACAGCACACTCCCCGACTGTCCAGACCCCCTCTCCCAACTCTCTTTACAGGTACCCAACTGTCCCACCCGGAAAGGCTCAACTAAGAgtctaaaaatacatttaccttTTATCAGTTTTAGTCCAAGAGTTTAAGAGCAAAAATCGAGTTTATTTATAAGTCCAAGAGCAAAAATTGAGCTGTAAGAAGATCCTTCAGCCAGATTTGAACACAAGACCCCTCACACAGTAGCCCAcatccttaaccactgagctattagGGATCATAATCTCCACTCAACATTTAAATTTGACATTGAATTATCTAGTTGTAACAACCTGCAGAGTTGGGGTGTCAGAAAACCAGAAGAAAGCAGGGCTCCCCTGTTAGCTCACTGGGTTAGTGTGCATGCTCTTTCAGACATGCTGGGGCAGTACCGCAACAGCCTGGCTTTCTTTACATTGTGGTCATGTGAGATGTGGGACTTCACCATCACACAGTTTCATAAatattgtctctcctctccgacAAACGCTTGTTAATCTCAGGAAGATTCTCTTTAGTTTAGTTAGaaacagagtgcgaattattcAATGataatcgggggggggggggggggggggggtcagcttcttctccagggcgtaaagtaaaATTTACGATTAAAGGTAAGaacaatatataaatgtatcgacccccccaacctgttgtttttacctcttctGGGGGGGTTTAAGATTAATTAGGGGGTCCAAGATGAATTAACCCTAACCCCGTAATTCAAACCCTGGACTCTcgagctccgctttgtaggctacaactaaatacttttttgctactttgtaataactttctgcggccagcatttctggaaatgaacgagggtaaaaccgTTTTTaggccttaaatttaaagttccgaattttagactttttaagaccccgcaGGAATATATGCCCACTAGATACAAACGAGCATTTCAATAGTTGagggaaaaaggaaagaaaatatTTTATTGCATCATAATGGCCCTTGAAATGACTGAATACCTGGCAGCACCCTTCACATTGTTTAGAAATGGAAATGGCATTCAGGTCCAGCTCCCTGGAATGAGTCAACCAATCCTAGGCAGGCAGATGAGGCTTGTACCCCAAGCCCGGCCTCTGCCCTCCAATATGCACTGATGGCCCAACAAATTCCTGTTCACCCTGACCTACCCCCCAAACCTCCTGTTCATTTCACAACAATTAAAATCAGCACAACCATCATATGATTCTATTTTTGTTTGGGTGTTTTCCCCCCTTctgaaaacatgcaactcaaaaaaaaacaaatttgaGGCGGGGGGTTGGGAGGTAAAAAGAAAGATATAAACAGTCTAAGAAACATCTGCAAGGACGACACAGAATAAAACAGAAGAATGAAGTGAGAAAAGTGTTTCAGAACAGGAACTGATCGCAAAGTCCATAACTCCAAGTTctaccagacagacacacgatAATTTAAAAAGTTGTCATTTTCTTCTGATGGAATTCTCAGCACATGCCACACCCCTTTCTCTATGGGCATGTTCAGATCTCGTTTACTCCGACCCAGCTCCTGTTTTTTGCTCTCTCCTTTAGCGTTTTGACAGCTCGTTGGATAGCCAGTCCAGTCCCTCGTAAAGTCCTGTGCCTTGAGTAGCACAGGTAGCCTGCACATGCCACTATACAAAAGGGAGAGAGTAACATGCTCAGCCAATGTCAATTAAAAGTGGTCACCGAATATGTGTGAGCAAACTACTGAGAAAGAAACTCACAGTTCTGCTGCGCAAGCTCTGCAGGCCCAGTTTGTCTGTGAGGTCGCTCACTGCCATGGCGTTGGGAAGATCCTGTTTGTTGGCAAATACCAGCAACACTGCCTCTCTCAGCTCATCTTCTTGCAGCTGGGTattgagagaggaaaagggtgagtagaaaggagagagaagggcagcgGAGTGTGACAATGCAGGGAAGCACTGTGACATGGAAAATCATAAACCATGCGCCAATGCAGAAGAATGAGTAGtcacaaagacagacaaaccTCTGTATATTAACTTGATTCACTACAAAACAACTCTTTATTTGCCCATCTCTCTGTTAGAATTGTTCACATAAATGCAAGCCAACACAGAAAGACCATTATATGTAAACACAACAGAAGGCTAAATAGTGGCAAGTCAATAGACTTGGTTACTTTTAGGCCTTTTAACACAGCCATAAACTTACCATTTTCGACAACTCTTCTGCCGACTctgctactctctctctgtcgttgcTATCGACTACGAAGATAAGGCCCTGTGAAGTCAAAGTCTTGATTGTTAGCACTTAGGTCACAACTTGTCACAGATTATTTTTCTCTTTAATGTGTCATACTCATGTATGTAACCATTTAGATAAGATTTTTTTTGTATGCATGTTTTTATTCTGTAAAACAATATGTCTACATTATGGTGTGGAAGGACTGCTGTACCTGTGTGTTCTGGAAGTAGTGCCTCCACAGGGGCCGGATCTTATCTTGACCGCCAACATCCCACACGGTAAAGCAGATGTTCTTGTACTCAACTGTCTCCACATTAAAGCCTGTCCAAAGACAAGATTTTAAAAATCATCATTAATTAATGATTGTTAGGTTATAACCAGCCAGACCACAACTTAAATTAAAACTAGCCATGGCCTAATCATGCCATTCAAACTTAAGCAAATGTTGATATGTTAAATCCTGTGATACTAGTTCCTCCACAATGCTTGAATAAAATAATCCATATGCAATATAAGTATATATGCTCAGGTGAGAcattccatgttttttttttatacacttACTTTGGCTAGTGGACTTAGCTTCTATAGAACCTTATCAAACTATCTTTGTTATCAAAAGAGCAAACTCGTCTGCAAGCCTGAACAGCTCAGGAGGCAATACTTTTCTTTGCTTTTCTCCCAGAACCATGGCCATGCCATGCCACTTCCATCCTTTCCAAACCACCATGGTAAAAAGGAAAAGTAACCAAGAGTTACCAAAGAAATATATGAATGGCACATCATTATTAGTCTGAGATGAATGTCTGACTCAAATGTTAGGTGATGCAGGTAAAATATTCACCGACCATTATAGATGCACTATATCACATAATAGCACTATATCACAGCCTGACAAAAGGCACCCATCATTAATCATAATCCTCATCTCTATGATTAAGGAAGTAGTGATTCCACACAACGCTTCTAAATGACTGCTAGTAGATGAGAAAAAAGCGCATGTTAATGAGAATGATGACCAAGGACCTTACCGATGGTTGGAATAGTGGTTACAATTTCGCCAAGCTTCAGTTTGTAGAGGATAGTGGTCTTTCCAGCAGCGTCCAAACCAACTGTAAAATAACACAAGGCTTATGTCTTTAGGTGGTAGAATCAAATAAAGTGCATGGTTATGATTAATGTCATTATTTATAACGTTAGACCAATAATTCAGTAGCAATCTTCAGAGCAgaccagtgtttttttttatggcaTCTCTACAGTTTAAGATTAAAACTAAACTCCAGTTACGCATAACAGCCAACAATGCCATAACCACTTGTGCAATTCAGATGGTAGCATAATTGGCCGATCTAGAAGCTTAGCCACAGTACAAGTATATTTATGTTGTAATGACCAGGCTTGTTACAGAATAGACCCTGGCACTAGAGACAAGCAGGAGTACAGCCATtatcaataaaaacacaaagtGTGTCTGATTTATGGCAACCCACCGACACTGATGAAAAACTAGCTCTCCAGTTAGCTAGTTAAAAAGCTAGCTAGGCAAGCTACTTAGCAAATGCTCACCCATAAGTATTCTCATCTGTTTCTTGCCGAAAAGTCTGGAAAATAGCGACGAAATTGTCAGCCCCATTTTGCGAAAG of the Osmerus mordax isolate fOsmMor3 chromosome 17, fOsmMor3.pri, whole genome shotgun sequence genome contains:
- the lamtor4 gene encoding ragulator complex protein LAMTOR4; this encodes MTTALTQGLERIPDQLGYLVISEDGVLASAGEMENDEHTAGIIMQLVRTGCRVSSAEPPFKRMSVMCEEFAYAVTVSGQKVFVVKRQNNQREPVIV
- the LOC136959852 gene encoding ADP-ribosylation factor 4; translation: MGLTISSLFSRLFGKKQMRILMVGLDAAGKTTILYKLKLGEIVTTIPTIGFNVETVEYKNICFTVWDVGGQDKIRPLWRHYFQNTQGLIFVVDSNDRERVAESAEELSKMLQEDELREAVLLVFANKQDLPNAMAVSDLTDKLGLQSLRSRTWHVQATCATQGTGLYEGLDWLSNELSKR